One window from the genome of Cucumis melo cultivar AY chromosome 12, USDA_Cmelo_AY_1.0, whole genome shotgun sequence encodes:
- the LOC103501502 gene encoding putative pentatricopeptide repeat-containing protein At5g59900 gives MKLVGYRRWLRTPNVDGRRFRKFCTGRRNLEVDNENESHFVYVLEQIVRGNQSWKIAFNNSLISGNIKPHHVERVLIRTLDDSRLALRFFNFLGLHRNFQHSTASFCILIHSLVQNNLFWPASSLLQTLLLRGLNPVQTFENFLESYKKYKFSSSSGFDMLIQHYMQNKRVMDGVLVVNLMRGYGLLPEVRTLSGLLNALARIRKFREVLELFDTLVNAGVKPDCYIYTVVVKCLCELKDLNKAKEIINQAEGNGCSLSIVTYNVFINGLCKSKRVWEAVEVKRLLGEKGLKADLVTYCTLVLGLCRIQEFEVGMEMMDEMIDLGYVPSEAAVSGVIEGLMKIGSTEGAFELLNKVGKLGVVPNLFVYNSMINSLCKTGKLEEAELHFSAMAERGLNPNDVTYTILIDGFGRRAKLDVAFYYFKKMIECGISATVYSYNSMINGQCKFGNMRTAELLFKEMVVKGLKPTVVTYTSLISGYCRDGLVPKAFKIYHEMTGKGIAPNTVTFTALICGLCQISKMAEASKLFDEMVELNILPNEVTYNVLIEGHCREGNTTRAFELLDEMIKKGLSPDTYTYRPLIAGLCSTGRVSEAKEFINDLHHKHQRLNELCYTALLQGFCKEGRIKEALVARQEMVGRGLHMDLVSYAALICGALNQNDRILFELLREMHGKGMQPDNVIYTTLIDGFVKAGNLKKAFGFWNIMISEGCVPNTVTYTALVNGLFKAGYVNEAKLLFKRMLVGEAFPNHITYGCFLDHLTKEGNMENALQLHNAMLKGSLANPVTYNILIRGYCQIGKFCEAAKLLDAMIGIGMVPDCITYSTFIYEYCKRGHVDAAMDMWECMLQRGLKPDRVAFNFLIHACCLTGELDRALHLRNDMMLRGLKPTRSTYLLFPDGATCSTS, from the coding sequence ATGAAGCTCGTTGGGTATCGTCGATGGCTGAGAACTCCCAATGTAGACGGAAGAAGATTCAGAAAGTTTTGTACAGGGCGGAGGAACCTCGAAGTGGACAATGAAAATGAATCGCATTTCGTTTATGTGCTTGAGCAAATAGTAAGAGGAAATCAGAGCTGGAAGATCGCCTTCAACAACTCATTGATTTCAGGTAATATAAAGCCCCATCACGTAGAAAGGGTTTTGATTCGAACTCTTGATGACTCCAGGTTGGCTTTGAGATTCTTCAATTTCTTGGGACTTCATAGAAATTTCCAACACTCCACTGCGTCATTCTGTATTTTAATTCATTCCCTCGTTCAGAACAATTTGTTTTGGCCTGCATCTTCGCTCTTGCAAACGCTTTTGCTCCGTGGTCTAAACCCAGTTCAGACTTTTGAGAATTTTTTGGAATCTTATAAGAAGTACAAATTTTCTTCGAGTTCAGGTTTTGATATGTTGATTCAGCATTATATGCAGAACAAGAGAGTAATGGACGGTGTTTTGGTTGTAAATCTCATGAGGGGTTATGGGTTATTGCCTGAAGTTAGAACTTTAAGTGGTTTGTTAAATGCTCTAGCACGAATTAGGAAATTCCGTGAGGTATTGGAATTATTTGATACTCTTGTGAATGCAGGTGTTAAGCCCGATTGTTATATTTACACGGTAGTAGTTAAATGCTTGTGTGAATTGAAGGATTTAAACAAGGCCAAGGAAATAATTAATCAGGCTGAGGGGAATGGATGTAGTTTGAGTATTGTAACATATAACGTGTTTATCAATGGTCTCTGCAAGAGCAAGAGAGTTTGGGAGGCCGTTGAGGTCAAGAGATTACTAGGTGAAAAGGGTTTGAAAGCAGATTTAGTTACGTATTGCACGTTAGTGTTGGGATTGTGCAGAATCCAGGAGTTTGAGGTTGGGATGGAGATGATGGACGAAATGATTGACCTGGGTTATGTTCCAAGCGAAGCTGCTGTTTCGGGAGTCATAGAGGGGTTGATGAAAATTGGGAGTACTGAAGGGGCTTTTGAGTTGCTAAACAAAGTTGGGAAACTTGGAGTTGTGCCTAACTTGTTTGTTTATAATTCGATGATCAATTCATTGTGCAAAACTGGGAAATTGGAAGAAGCCGAGTTACATTTTAGTGCAATGGCTGAAAGGGGTTTGAATCCAAATGATGTCACTTATACTATATTGATCGACGGATTTGGAAGAAGGGCCAAACTGGATGTTGCTTTCTATTATTTCAAGAAAATGATAGAGTGTGGCATAAGTGCAACTGTGTATTCGTACAATTCTATGATAAATGGTCAATGCAAGTTTGGGAACATGAGAACGGCAGAGCTTCTCTTCAAGGAGATGGTCGTCAAAGGATTGAAACCAACAGTGGTAACTTATACTTCATTGATTAGTGGATATTGCAGAGATGGGTTAGTTCCAAAAGCATTCAAGATATATCATGAAATGACTGGAAAAGGCATTGCTCCAAATACTGTTACCTTTACTGCTCTTATTTGCGGTCTGTGCCAAATTAGTAAAATGGCCGAGGCCAGTAAATTATTTGATGAAATGGTTGAACTGAACATTCTTCCAAATGAGGTAACTTATAATGTTTTGATCGAGGGGCACTGTAGGGAAGGTAACACCACAAGAGCTTTTGAATTGCTAGATGAAATGATTAAGAAGGGCCTATCACCAGACACATACACCTATAGGCCCCTAATTGCTGGTCTTTGTTCTACTGGTAGGGTTTCCGAAGCAAAGGAGTTCATTAACGACCTTCACCACAAGCATCAAAGGTTGAATGAGTTGTGTTATACTGCACTTCTGCAAGGTTTCTGCAAAGAAGGAAGAATTAAGGAAGCGTTAGTTGCTCGCCAAGAGATGGTAGGACGTGGACTGCATATGGATCTAGTAAGTTATGCTGCGCTTATCTGTGGAGCTCTGAATCAGAATGATAGAATATTGTTCGAACTTCTAAGGGAAATGCATGGTAAAGGAATGCAGCCGGATAATGTAATATACACCACTTTGATTGATGGGTTCGTTAAAGCAGGAAATCTCAAAAAGGCATTTGGATTTTGGAACATTATGATTAGTGAAGGATGTGTTCCCAATACTGTGACGTACACGGCATTGGTGAATGGATTATTCAAGGCAGGATATGTCAATGAAGCCAAACTGCTTTTCAAGCGTATGCTGGTTGGTGAGGCCTTTCCCAATCATATAACTTATGGTTGTTTTTTGGATCACCTCACGAAAGAAGGAAACATGGAGAATGCTCTACAACTACATAATGCAATGCTCAAAGGGAGTTTAGCAAATCCTGTCACCTATAATATACTTATCCGGGGTTATTGCCAGATAGGAAAATTTTGCGAGGCAGCCAAGCTTCTTGATGCAATGATTGGAATTGGTATGGTCCCAGATTGCATTACATATTCGACATTTATCTATGAATATTGTAAGAGGGGTCACGTGGATGCAGCTATGGACATGTGGGAGTGTATGTTACAAAGAGGCTTGAAGCCTGATAGAGTAGCATTTAACTTTCTAATACATGCCTGTTGTCTCACTGGTGAACTGGACCGAGCTCTGCACTTGCGCAATGACATGATGTTAAGGGGTTTGAAACCAACTCGATCGACCTATTTATTATTCCCTGATGGTGCAACTTGCTCAACGAGCTAG